The following are from one region of the Ananas comosus cultivar F153 linkage group 20, ASM154086v1, whole genome shotgun sequence genome:
- the LOC109725333 gene encoding enhancer of mRNA-decapping protein 4-like, with amino-acid sequence MASSPGTPTTSAPFELSKLLKTPTTNTTTTTTATTTSSPPTPPPSASSAASPPPLSSAGPFSYAPATPPILHHLHPFLHRPAATPNPNPNPIPGARITQHLHAASPIESAVSQPPPFPLNPSTPPPPAPSPARVLSGKKPRGRRLGGGERAVHDVDWRMQGEAEPPQLEVTPITKYTSDPDLVLGRQIAVNRSYIVYGLKLGNIRVLNINTALRSLLRGHTQRVTDMAFFAEDVQLLASASADGRVFIWKIDEGPDKENKPQITAKIVTAIQIVGDGESYHPRICWHSHKQEILFVGIGSIVLKIDTIKVGRGKGFSAEEPLKCPIEKLIDGVQLIGKHDGDVTDLSISQWMTTRLASASKDGTVKIWDERKAVALSTLRPHDGQAVNSVAFLTSPDRPDHINLVTAGPLSREVKIWASTSDEGWLLPSDSESWRCNQTLELRSTSESQLEEAFFNQVVILPRTSLLILANAKKNAIYAIHIDYSPCPASTRMDYIADFTVAMPILSLTANSDCLDGEQVVQLYCVQTMAIQQYALDLALCLPPPIDNAGIKRDPSYSHISNKSNSGVAEPSLGSPLLKPSPIDCSNEKTITSTLSADASATEITTSPVPLLFGPSGRLPSLKSSSQGSEQGQSLGDHDTLITSASDVSSVNNKSGKDETSAGQNQTDTSFVPATHVMFKVGGNTTHLVTPSEILSGAISSSEDNHVNQGLKCEEEKIQGVVADNNNERAGVEVKVVEKSRSNENLELDGRKIPEVLQEENNEKLPKSLESNSQMANRGPLLTDTHRVEESRFAEDSAISESLEHSSVTGWEADKDSSKDMPEKFEESAVATASDLLLFDKEEQKVKKSQVPSTQSPSSSPYNSTDSVNEPGNREIVFLSDVALPQISAVQDALNQLITMQKDMQMKLSDMVAVPVAKEGKRIEAALGRSMEKSVKANFDALWARFQEENAKREKIEKDRLQHIANVITNCINKDLPSLLERALKKEISALGPIVARALTPVIEKAISSAVADSFQRGVVDKAVNQLDKSLNSKLEVSLTRQIQTQFQTSGKQALQDALKSSLESSVIPAFEQACKSTFEQIDAAFRKGMSERATAAQQQLEAAHTPLAIALRDAINSASSITQSFTAELVDGQRKLLALVAAGNTKALNPIAVQTNNGLIAARPEMAETPLDPKRELSRLISEHKYEEAFMSALQRSDVSIVSWLCSQVDLRKICSTVPLCLNQGVLLALLQQLACDIANDTSRKVAWMTDVAVAINPSDPMISLHVRPIFEQVYNILGHQRSLPTVTPAESSNIRLLMHVVNSVLLSCK; translated from the exons ATGGCGTCCTCCCCTGGAACCCCTACCACCTCCGCCCCATTCGAGCTCTCGAAGCTCCTCAAAACCCCCACCACGaacacgacgacgacgacgacggccaCCACCACTTcttcgccgccgacgccgcctccctccgcctcctccgccgcctctccgCCTCCGCTCTCCTCTGCTGGCCCCTTCTCCTACGCCCCCGCCACCCCGCCGatcctccaccacctccacccCTTCCTCCACCGCCCCGCCGcaacccctaaccctaaccctaaccctatccCCGGCGCCCGCATCACGCAACACCTTCACGCCGCCTCACCGATCGAATCGGCGGTTTCTCAACCTCCGCCGTTTCCGTTGAATCCGTCgaccccgccgccgccggcgccatCGCCGGCGAGGGTGCTGAGCGGGAAGAAGCCGAGGGGGCGGCGCCTCGGCGGCGGGGAACGGGCGGTGCATGACGTGGACTGGAGGATGCAGGGGGAGGCGGAGCCGCCTCAGCTCGAGGTGACGCCGATCACGAAGTACACATCGGATCCCGATCTCGTCCTCGGCCGACAGATTGCGGTGAACAGGTCGTATATCGTGTATGGGCTCAAGCTCGGGAACATTCGGGTGCTCAACATCAACACCGCGCTCAGATCGCTGCTTCGGGGACACACTCAG AGGGTAACGGACATGGCTTTCTTTGCGGAAGATGTTCAACTTCTAGCAAG TGCAAGTGCTGATGGGAGGGTCTTTATATGGAAGATTGATGAGGGACCAGACAAGGAAAACAAGCCACAAATAACAGCAAAAATTGTGACTGCCATTCAGATTGTAGGAGATGGAGAATCATATCATCCAAGAATCTGCTGGCACTCTCACAAACAA GAGATTTTGTTTGTTGGGATTGGGAGCATCGTGCTAAAGATTGACACAATAAAAGTGGGGAGAGGAAAAGGATTTAGCGCTGAAGAACCTCTTAAATGCCCTATTGAGAAACTGATAGATGGAGTGCAGCTTATTGGTAAACATGATGGAGATGTGACAGATTTATCTATTTCTCAGTGGATGACAACTCGATTAGCTTCAGCATCAAAAGATGGCACG GTAAAGATATGGGATGAACGCAAAGCAGTGGCTCTTTCTACACTGAGGCCACATGATGGCCAAGCTGTCAACTCAGTCGCATTTCTGACGTCACCTGATCGGCCTGATCACATTAATCTTGTTACGGCA GGTCCACTAAGCAGAGAAGTGAAAATTTGGGCTTCCACAAGTGATGAAGGATGGCTATTGCCGAGTGATTCTGAATCATGGCGGTGTAATCAAACGCTAGAATTGAGAAGCACTTCCGAGTCTCAGCTTGAGGAGGCATTTTTCAATCAAGTGGTGATTTTGCCTCGAACAAGCCTCCTAATACTTGCAAATGCCAAAAAGAATGCAATATATGCAATTCATATCGACTACAGTCCATGTCCAGCTTCTACACGCATGGACTATATAGCAGACTTTACTGTTGCAATGCCTATATTGAGTCTCACTGCAAACAGTGATTGCCTTGATGGGGAACAAGTGGTTCAGCTTTACTGTGTACAAACAATGGCTATTCAGCAGTATGCACTGGATTTAGCATTATGTTTGCCTCCACCAATTGATAATGCCGGAATAAAGAGAGATCCTTCTTATTCTCATATTTCTAACAAATCCAATTCAGGAGTGGCTGAGCCTTCTTTAGGAAGTCCTTTGTTGAAGCCTTCACCGATTGATTGTTCTAATGAGAAAACTATCACTAGTACCCTTTCAGCAGATGCTAGTGCTACTGAAATTACGACCTCGCCTGTTCCTTTGCTGTTCGGCCCTTCAGGAAGACTACCTTCCCTGAAAAGCTCTTCACAAGGTTCTGAGCAAGGACAATCACTTGGTGATCATGACACTCTTATTACTAGCGCATCTGATGTATCTTCTGTAAATAATAAGTCAGGAAAAGATGAAACTAGTGCTGGTCAAAATCAAACTGATACTTCATTTGTTCCAGCTACCCATGTGATGTTTAAGGTTGGTGGCAACACAACACACCTAGTAACTCCCTCAGAGATCTTGTCTGGTGCCATTTCTTCTTCTGAAGACAATCATGTTAACCAAGGACTGAAATGTGAGGAAGAAAAAATTCAAGGTGTTGTTGCTGATAACAACAATGAGCGGGCAGGGGTGGAAGTTAAAGTTGTGGAGAAGAGTAGATCAAATGAAAATTTGGAGCTTGATGGAAGGAAAATACCTGAAGTTTTACAAGAGGAGAATAATGAGAAATTGCCAAAATCTTTAGAATCCAATAGTCAGATGGCGAATAGGGGTCCGCTTTTGACAGACACTCACCGTGTGGAAGAATCACGCTTTGCAGAGGATAGTGCTATTAGCGAGTCATTGGAACATTCTTCTGTTACCGGTTGGGAAGCAGATAAAGACAGCTCAAAAGACATGCCTGAGAAATTTGAAGAATCTGCTGTTGCTACAGCTTCAGATTTGCTTTTATTTGATAAAGAGGAGCAGAAAGTAAAGAAGTCTCAAGTTCCCAGTACACAGTCTCCCTCCTCAAGCCCTTATAACTCTACTGATTCAGTAAATGAACCAGGCAACAGAGAAATTGTTTTTTTGAGTGATGTTGCTCTCCCCCAAATTTCGGCTGTTCAAGATGCCCTTAACCAG CTTATTACAATGCAAAAGGACATGCAGATGAAATTAAGTGATATGGTTGCTGTGCCTGTTgccaaagaaggaaaaagaatagAGGCAGCATTAGGCCGTAGCATGGAAAAATCTGTCAAGGCTAATTTCGACGCTTTGTGGGCCCGCTTTCAAGAGGAAAATGCAAAACGTGAGAAGATTGAGAAGGATCGTTTGCAGCACATAGCTAATGTAATCACAAACTGTATTAACAAGGATCTGCCCTCTTTGTTGGAGAGGGCATTAAAGAAGGAAATATCGGCTCTGGGACCGATTGTAGCTCGTGCGCTCACACCGGTTATAGAGAAGGCTATATCTTCTGCTGTAGCTGATTCATTTCAG AGAGGGGTGGTGGATAAGGCGGTGAATCAGTTGGACAAATCCTTGAATTCAAAGCTCGAAGTTTCGCTCACAAGGCaaatccaaacacaatttcaaACGTCAGGCAAACAAGCTCTTCAG GATGCATTAAAATCTTCTTTGGAATCATCAGTCATTCCTGCATTTGAGCAAGCTTGCAAATCGACGTTTGAGCAAATTGATGCAGCATTCCGGAAAGGCATGTCTGAACGTGCTACTGCTGCTCAGCAGCAACTTGAGGCGGCACATACTCCACTTGCAATCGCTTTAAGG GATGCTATTAACTCTGCATCATCAATTACCCAAAGTTTCACTGCTGAGTTAGTTGATGGCCAGCGCAAGCTTTTGGCTCTTGTTGCAGCAGGAAACACCAAAGCGCTAAACCCCATTGCTGTGCAGACGAACAATGGCCTTATAGCCGCTCGTCCTGAGATG GCTGAGACGCCACTGGACCCAAAAAGGGAGTTAAGCAGACTGATCTCCGAACACAAGTACGAGGAAGCTTTCATGTCCGCTCTTCAAAGAAGCGATGTCTCCATAGTGTCTTGGTTATGTTCTCAG gtTGATTTGCGGAAAATATGTTCCACTGTTCCTCTCTGTTTAAACCAAGGAGTTCTACTGGCCCTTCTGCAGCAGCTAGCATGCGATATCGCCAACGACACGTCCCGGAAGGTCGCGTGGATGACGGATGTTGCTGTCGCGATCAATCCGTCGGACCCGATGATCTCACTTCACGTACGGCCGATATTCGAGCAGGTCTACAACATACTTGGTCACCAAAGATCGCTCCCGACTGTAACGCCCGCCGAATCGTCCAACATTCGTCTATTAATGCACGTTGTAAACTCTGTATTATTGAGTTGTAAATGA